A genome region from Sphingobacteriaceae bacterium GW460-11-11-14-LB5 includes the following:
- a CDS encoding glycosyltransferase → MNTSVKKLLIIGFVWPEPTSSAAGTRMVQLVDLFLSEGYQITFASAASKSDFSFDFSKTSVVEQQIKLNDESFNVFLKELNPEIVLFDRFMVEEQYGWRVQQECPNALRILDTEDLHCLRSARQQSDKKKQALDLFSDTAKREIASILRCDLSLIISEVEMNILKTQFKIDSSLIYYLPFLENEIDQQAIENWIPFEDRADFVFIGNFLHEPNWNTVQVLKTKIWPTLRKRLPNVNLNVYGSYASQKVLQLDNKNEKFLIKGRALDAKDTIAKHRILLAPIQFGAGVKGKFIDAMQVGTPSVTTSVGAEAMKGDLDWNGSIEDDLDLFIEEAVKLYQDKNTWQMAQQNGVQIINQRYSAKYFADPFIKEVERLASNLITHRQNNFFGQILNHHTVQSTKYMSLWIEEKNKK, encoded by the coding sequence ATGAATACAAGTGTTAAGAAATTATTGATTATTGGATTTGTCTGGCCCGAGCCCACTTCATCGGCAGCCGGTACAAGGATGGTCCAGTTGGTTGATCTATTTCTGTCTGAAGGTTATCAAATCACATTTGCATCGGCAGCATCAAAAAGCGATTTCAGTTTTGATTTTAGTAAGACTAGCGTTGTTGAACAACAAATCAAACTGAACGACGAAAGCTTCAACGTATTTCTGAAAGAATTAAATCCGGAAATAGTGCTGTTCGACCGTTTTATGGTAGAAGAACAATATGGCTGGAGGGTTCAGCAGGAATGCCCAAATGCCCTTAGAATTTTAGATACTGAAGATTTACACTGCCTGAGGAGTGCCCGCCAGCAAAGCGACAAGAAGAAACAAGCCTTAGATTTATTCTCGGATACGGCGAAGAGAGAAATTGCTTCCATTTTACGCTGCGATTTATCTTTGATCATTTCTGAAGTGGAAATGAATATCCTGAAAACGCAGTTCAAAATTGATTCGTCGCTGATTTATTATTTACCCTTTCTGGAAAACGAAATCGATCAGCAGGCGATCGAAAACTGGATCCCTTTTGAAGATCGGGCAGATTTTGTTTTCATTGGCAATTTCCTTCACGAACCCAACTGGAACACCGTACAGGTTTTAAAAACCAAAATCTGGCCTACACTCAGAAAAAGGCTTCCAAATGTTAATTTAAATGTATACGGATCTTATGCATCGCAAAAAGTGTTGCAGTTGGATAACAAAAACGAAAAGTTTTTAATTAAGGGAAGGGCTCTAGATGCCAAAGATACCATTGCTAAACATCGAATATTACTTGCCCCCATTCAGTTTGGCGCGGGTGTAAAAGGTAAATTTATTGATGCCATGCAGGTGGGTACGCCGTCGGTTACCACATCCGTTGGTGCAGAAGCCATGAAAGGAGATTTAGATTGGAACGGCAGTATCGAAGATGATCTGGACCTTTTTATCGAAGAAGCTGTAAAACTCTATCAGGATAAAAATACATGGCAAATGGCACAGCAAAATGGCGTACAGATTATTAACCAAAGGTATTCAGCAAAATATTTTGCCGATCCATTTATTAAAGAAGTTGAAAGATTGGCTTCAAATTTAATTACACACCGACAAAAT
- a CDS encoding tRNA 2-methylthio-N6-isopentenyl adenosine(37) hydroxylase MiaE has product MLGLKLLTDPRWANIAESNLEEILSDHAWCEQKAATNAITLITQNSEHQDLVDELTAIAIEEMQHFQMVIEIIKKRGYTLSRERKDDYVGRLVKFSKKDGSRNMAFIDRLLFAAMIEARSCERFRVLSLNIKDQELAKFYHELMVSEAGHYTTFLNFARKYSTDVDVDKRWKEWLDFEGELIQSFGTREAIHG; this is encoded by the coding sequence ATGTTAGGATTAAAATTATTGACAGACCCACGTTGGGCAAATATTGCGGAATCGAATTTAGAAGAAATTTTATCTGACCATGCCTGGTGCGAACAAAAAGCGGCAACCAATGCCATTACGTTAATCACTCAAAACTCTGAACATCAGGATCTGGTAGATGAATTAACTGCGATTGCCATTGAAGAGATGCAACATTTCCAGATGGTTATTGAAATTATAAAAAAACGTGGTTATACCTTAAGCCGCGAGCGGAAAGATGATTATGTAGGCCGTTTGGTGAAATTCAGTAAAAAAGACGGAAGCCGCAATATGGCTTTTATTGACAGGTTATTGTTTGCGGCAATGATTGAAGCCAGAAGTTGTGAGCGTTTCAGGGTGCTTTCGTTAAATATAAAAGATCAGGAACTGGCTAAATTTTATCATGAGCTAATGGTTTCTGAAGCCGGACATTATACTACATTTTTAAATTTTGCCCGTAAATATAGTACCGATGTGGATGTAGATAAACGCTGGAAGGAATGGTTAGATTTTGAAGGAGAACTGATCCAGAGTTTCGGAACGAGAGAAGCGATACACGGATAA
- a CDS encoding dihydroorotase (Catalyzes the reversible hydrolysis of the amide bond within dihydroorotate. This metabolic intermediate is required for the biosynthesis of pyrimidine nucleotides) — MNTYLIKAATIVNEGQKIVADVLIKDGLIAKIGQNLSAPDAQEINAEGQYLLPGMIDDQVHFREPGLTHKADIFTESMAAVAGGITSFMEMPNTVPNTLTQDLLADKYEIAAQTSLANYSFYMGASNDNIEEVLKTDPKNVCGIKVFMGSSTGNMLVDNEKTLENIFSKAPILVATHCEDEATIRHNLAEFKAKYGEDLTIEMHPLIRSAEACYKSSSLAVELAKTYQTRLHILHISTAKEIALFDNITPLKDKKITAEACVHHLWFNDQDYASKGNFIKWNPAVKTEDDQKGVLRGVLENYIDVIATDHAPHTLAEKQQPYSQAPSGGPLVQHALPALLEMHLQGKISLEKIVEKTAHNLAICFDIEKRGFIREGYWADLVLVNLKDSWKVTKLNNFYKCGWSPFDGDTFQASISHTFVSGNLAYQNGKFTTDQIGKRLTFAR; from the coding sequence ATGAATACTTACCTGATAAAAGCCGCTACAATTGTAAACGAAGGACAAAAAATTGTTGCCGATGTATTGATAAAAGATGGATTGATAGCCAAAATCGGCCAAAATCTGTCTGCACCTGATGCACAAGAAATTAATGCAGAAGGACAATACCTTTTACCAGGAATGATTGATGACCAGGTCCATTTTCGTGAGCCCGGTTTAACCCATAAAGCCGATATTTTTACCGAAAGTATGGCCGCTGTAGCTGGCGGGATTACCTCTTTTATGGAAATGCCCAACACTGTGCCCAATACTTTAACACAGGATTTATTAGCTGATAAATACGAAATTGCTGCCCAAACCTCATTGGCCAATTATTCCTTTTACATGGGCGCCAGTAACGACAATATTGAAGAAGTTTTAAAAACCGATCCTAAAAATGTTTGCGGCATTAAAGTTTTTATGGGTTCATCAACCGGGAATATGCTAGTGGATAACGAAAAAACTTTAGAAAACATTTTTAGCAAAGCACCAATATTGGTGGCTACCCATTGCGAAGATGAAGCGACCATTCGCCATAATCTGGCCGAATTTAAAGCCAAATACGGTGAAGATTTAACGATAGAGATGCATCCTTTAATCCGAAGCGCGGAGGCTTGTTATAAATCATCATCACTAGCAGTCGAACTGGCAAAAACTTATCAAACGCGTCTGCATATCCTCCACATTTCTACAGCAAAAGAAATTGCTTTATTTGATAACATTACGCCACTAAAAGACAAAAAAATTACGGCTGAGGCTTGCGTACATCACCTTTGGTTTAATGACCAGGATTATGCTTCGAAAGGAAATTTCATCAAATGGAACCCTGCAGTAAAAACGGAAGATGATCAAAAAGGCGTACTCAGAGGTGTTCTTGAAAATTATATCGATGTGATTGCAACAGATCATGCCCCACATACACTGGCAGAAAAACAGCAGCCTTATTCACAAGCGCCATCTGGTGGTCCGTTAGTGCAACATGCATTGCCCGCTTTGCTGGAAATGCATCTACAGGGTAAAATCTCTCTGGAGAAAATTGTCGAAAAAACCGCGCACAATCTGGCTATCTGTTTTGATATCGAAAAACGCGGTTTCATCCGTGAAGGCTACTGGGCAGATTTAGTCCTGGTAAACCTGAAAGATTCGTGGAAAGTAACTAAACTTAATAATTTCTATAAGTGCGGCTGGAGCCCCTTTGATGGAGATACCTTCCAGGCCAGTATTAGCCACACTTTCGTATCAGGAAATTTAGCTTATCAAAATGGCAAATTCACGACCGATCAGATCGGAAAACGCCTAACTTTTGCAAGATAG